The Deltaproteobacteria bacterium DNA window TAACGCCTGGGAGACGCTTTCCAGACTGGAGCCGGGAAGCGTATAAAATGGTTTGTTATATTTGCGACACAGTTTGCGCACACAGCGGCGGGCGGTGTGGCTATTGCAACTTAACGGACAAAGCACGGCATCAGAATATTTGATGCGATCTTCCAGGTTTTTTTGACCCTGTTGCATGTAGCC harbors:
- a CDS encoding DUF2325 domain-containing protein, producing the protein GYMQQGQKNLEDRIKYSDAVLCPLSCNSHTARRCVRKLCRKYNKPFYTLPGSSLESVSQALAKIADQGNNSNHQ